GGTCATAATGACACTCGATGAAAGCCTTAAGGTCTTTCTTCGTCTCTACTCTCTTTATCTGAACTGATGACATTTAGAATCTTTTAATTTCGTTATTTTCCTAATCTTAAACGTGCAAAAGTACTAAAAAAAAGGTAGATTGGCAAATTTACGCTCCTTTTTATTGACTATCACTACCCTACTACTCAGTCATAAGGACTCGTGTTAGGCGTCCGCACCACACGTGCTAACCATGCGCACCACACGTGTTTGACGTCAATACAACTCCAGCTTATGCTTAACATACTTGCAAAACATCATTTATAGAATAGTTCCTAAGCATTCACTGAAACCACAATAACCATTTATTATAATGATAGATAACACTTCATGGCACCTTCTACTTTTTTGTTAACATCGCTGTTTTCTTACAAACGAAGAGGAGATGATTACTTTCTGCATCCGTGGTTGCAAAGAGATAGACATCTCCTCCCTCTTTTATCTTCAGCCGTTTGCGTAGTTCAGCAACACTCATAGGGAAGTTGCGCACAGCAAGATTGGCTTTGTCTATCCCCGATAAATGACGTCGTAGCTCCTTCTTATTGAACGATGAAACCGCTGTTATCTCAAACTGACGACCAGGGAAATCATTGATAGCCTCCTCAGAGACAAAAAGATGAGAATTAAGACTGAGTACTGAAAGTGGATAACGGGCAGTAAGCAAAGCAAAACAGCCTGCTTTCATCAATGAAGCATTAGGTTCATAGAGATACTGCCCAGCCTCTGGAACAGCCGTAAGAAGTCGCTGCGATACGCTTAAAGCCTCATCAAGAGAATAAGATACAATGTTATTATCATTCACACAGAATACCTGTAAGACTTTTTTCGTAGCCGTCTTGTCATCTGTTTCACCTTTCGTTCTCTGCAATACCAGCAGCAATTCCTTACATTCATTGCATACAGAGACGATATGTACCTCACGAACAACACTGCCCAAACGATTGAGTTCGTCCACAGCACGATGCCAATCGAGCATTGGCGACAGCTTGATTACAACTGTATCTGCCTTCTCTAAAAGTTCTTCTTCCAATGCCAAGACATCGGGTGTACAATCACTTATCAGCACAGTCTTACCTCCTTGTTCATTACGACGTGCTGGATCGAGGAATAACACAGACACATGGTCGAGCTGCTGGAGGTAGGCTGTACCATCTGTATTCACCACTTCAGCTTGTGTTAAGCCTAAAGCATGGAAATTATGACGTGCCAATTCGCACAACTTCGCTTGTTGTTCGACATAAATAGCACATTTGAAGCTGCGTGCTATAAAGGAAAAATCAACGCCAAAGCCGCCTGTTAGGTCGCAGAACGACCCTTCATAACTATTCTGAACATGATTTTCTTGCTGCGTAGGAGTAGTTTCTTTTCCTACAGAAGGTCTGCAACAATCGTTATTTAGGTCAGAAGAAGCGAAGTTCTCTGCCCCTACAAGGCGTGCAACCAATCGTGCCTTATATTCCGCAGTATGCTCACTTGAACACTGTTCCATCGATAGATGCGATGGGTAAATGATATCCTCCTTCGCTGCCCACGACGGC
The Prevotella melaninogenica DNA segment above includes these coding regions:
- a CDS encoding THUMP-like domain-containing protein, which codes for MKQKNDISHSELPLPKYVRDVLSKHNISLPSPLGEGAGVRLLALQSHRYPDIDMPFLLDQLAGWQTARTKLPSWAAKEDIIYPSHLSMEQCSSEHTAEYKARLVARLVGAENFASSDLNNDCCRPSVGKETTPTQQENHVQNSYEGSFCDLTGGFGVDFSFIARSFKCAIYVEQQAKLCELARHNFHALGLTQAEVVNTDGTAYLQQLDHVSVLFLDPARRNEQGGKTVLISDCTPDVLALEEELLEKADTVVIKLSPMLDWHRAVDELNRLGSVVREVHIVSVCNECKELLLVLQRTKGETDDKTATKKVLQVFCVNDNNIVSYSLDEALSVSQRLLTAVPEAGQYLYEPNASLMKAGCFALLTARYPLSVLSLNSHLFVSEEAINDFPGRQFEITAVSSFNKKELRRHLSGIDKANLAVRNFPMSVAELRKRLKIKEGGDVYLFATTDAESNHLLFVCKKTAMLTKK